Proteins encoded in a region of the Candidatus Moanabacter tarae genome:
- the mftE_2 gene encoding Putative mycofactocin system creatinine amidohydrolase family protein MftE, whose protein sequence is MRGSRLPYRYDHYTWPEIRDIVQEQRVVVLPVGSTEDHGHHLPLDVDHFVVGEICESAAKLIPDEVLLLPTIPYGFEDHHMDFPGTITVSDEHLLHFVVDITKSVAHHGFRKILIVNGHGSNAPILELAARRTVIETDAHCGSLMGGAGVNTDEIAESELSSHAEEIETSTYLYLNEDAVQISKATREIKAPVSRYYWRGSLRGKGASPLRMMDIWSRISESGVIGDATLGTVEKGERFFTAAARELSELIKEFRTIPIEPRVDHH, encoded by the coding sequence ATGAGGGGATCGAGGTTGCCGTATCGTTACGATCATTACACCTGGCCAGAAATTAGGGATATCGTACAGGAGCAGAGGGTGGTGGTTTTGCCGGTTGGATCCACGGAAGATCACGGACATCATTTACCGTTGGATGTGGATCATTTTGTAGTGGGAGAAATCTGTGAATCTGCAGCAAAGCTGATTCCGGATGAGGTCTTATTATTACCAACGATTCCGTATGGTTTTGAGGATCATCACATGGATTTCCCTGGTACGATAACAGTAAGTGACGAGCACCTTCTTCATTTCGTTGTTGATATTACAAAGAGTGTCGCCCATCACGGGTTCCGTAAGATTCTAATCGTGAATGGCCATGGATCGAATGCGCCAATTTTGGAACTAGCAGCTCGCCGTACTGTAATCGAGACTGATGCTCACTGCGGATCGTTAATGGGTGGCGCTGGGGTTAATACGGATGAAATTGCAGAATCCGAGCTTTCGTCGCACGCTGAAGAGATCGAGACCTCAACCTACCTCTACCTAAATGAAGATGCAGTGCAGATAAGTAAGGCGACCAGAGAGATCAAAGCTCCTGTTTCGCGCTACTACTGGCGGGGTTCCTTGAGAGGGAAAGGTGCATCACCCTTACGGATGATGGATATTTGGTCTCGTATTTCTGAATCTGGTGTTATCGGCGATGCTACACTCGGAACCGTTGAAAAGGGAGAGCGATTTTTCACTGCGGCAGCACGCGAACTATCAGAGCTCATTAAGGAGTTTAGAACCATTCCGATTGAGCCTAGAGTAGATCACCACTAA
- the ilvI_2 gene encoding Acetolactate synthase isozyme 3 large subunit translates to MKGGDILIECLKAQGVSAIFGMPGTQNLQIYDSLLRRGSGVIDHYLVRHEYAATQMADGYARATGKVGVALTVPGPGASNASTGILEASTDCSPVLLITGQSDSQFYSRDPNKMFHGLDQMRFFEPITKYCAIARTVQDIPCVVEKAFSAMQSGRPGPTMLEFPMEVVTGECEVEIPPPIYRKFTSQADLEEIGRAARTLEEAKYPILLAGSAVHRSDARNELQRLAEKINAPVAVTRCGKGVLPEDHPLALQIIYGYPAQEAIQAADCTLAVGTRFTSIDTRNWSQEYPRPLIQIDEDHQEIGREYPCDIAVVGNLKATLQALIEQMPAKENSWNKELKRINAAHSAQPALPLLSEIRELLPREGIISVDVHGIGYSTFAEYPVYDPKTFIYPNIGVALGHAFPAALGAKIARPDLPVVCFSGDGGFLMGSPELATAITYGIAVVTVIVNDGALSAIKRSQEKGFEGRTIDTNLVNPNFVDFALSFGAWAKRVEKIEDFRGILKEALDTNRPAIIEVAMQDRQKEIMDNIVWLQSEPLRKEYQ, encoded by the coding sequence GTGAAAGGTGGAGACATACTGATTGAATGTTTAAAGGCACAGGGCGTGAGTGCTATTTTCGGCATGCCCGGCACTCAAAATCTTCAGATTTACGACTCTCTCCTCCGCCGTGGATCAGGTGTTATCGACCACTACCTAGTCCGCCACGAATATGCTGCCACACAGATGGCCGATGGATACGCACGAGCTACCGGGAAAGTCGGTGTCGCCCTAACCGTTCCAGGGCCCGGAGCAAGCAATGCGTCAACCGGTATTTTGGAAGCAAGTACCGACTGTTCGCCCGTCCTCCTGATCACAGGACAAAGCGATTCACAATTCTACTCACGTGACCCGAACAAAATGTTCCACGGCCTCGATCAAATGCGATTCTTCGAACCGATAACAAAGTACTGTGCCATCGCCAGAACAGTTCAAGATATTCCATGCGTTGTTGAGAAGGCCTTCTCCGCAATGCAGTCAGGCCGCCCAGGACCCACGATGCTCGAATTCCCCATGGAAGTAGTAACCGGAGAATGCGAGGTCGAAATTCCGCCACCCATTTATCGAAAATTCACCTCGCAAGCTGATCTAGAGGAAATCGGGAGAGCAGCAAGAACCCTTGAAGAAGCAAAGTATCCAATTCTATTAGCAGGGTCTGCAGTACACCGATCAGATGCGCGCAACGAATTGCAGAGGCTGGCAGAAAAAATTAATGCTCCGGTCGCGGTAACGCGTTGCGGTAAAGGTGTCTTGCCCGAAGATCACCCCCTCGCCCTCCAAATCATATACGGCTACCCGGCTCAAGAAGCAATACAAGCAGCTGATTGTACACTTGCCGTTGGGACCCGGTTTACATCGATCGACACGCGGAACTGGAGTCAAGAGTATCCGCGGCCACTAATCCAAATTGATGAGGACCATCAAGAAATAGGAAGAGAATACCCTTGTGACATTGCTGTTGTTGGGAATCTTAAAGCCACTCTTCAGGCACTGATCGAACAGATGCCAGCTAAAGAAAACTCTTGGAACAAAGAATTAAAAAGAATAAATGCCGCGCATTCGGCCCAACCAGCTCTTCCACTTTTATCGGAAATCCGTGAACTCCTTCCCCGTGAGGGTATTATATCGGTGGACGTTCATGGAATCGGTTACTCAACCTTTGCCGAATATCCAGTCTACGATCCTAAGACCTTTATCTATCCCAACATTGGAGTCGCCTTGGGACATGCATTTCCCGCTGCCCTAGGTGCAAAGATTGCCCGCCCCGACCTCCCCGTTGTGTGTTTCAGCGGCGATGGAGGATTCTTGATGGGTTCACCCGAACTGGCGACAGCAATTACTTACGGCATTGCTGTTGTAACTGTCATTGTAAACGATGGAGCACTCAGCGCTATCAAGCGTTCCCAGGAAAAAGGATTCGAGGGAAGGACCATTGATACCAACCTAGTGAATCCCAATTTTGTGGACTTTGCCCTCTCTTTCGGAGCATGGGCTAAACGAGTGGAAAAAATCGAAGACTTCAGGGGAATTCTAAAAGAAGCTCTCGATACCAACCGTCCAGCTATCATCGAGGTCGCCATGCAAGATCGTCAGAAAGAAATTATGGACAACATCGTATGGCTTCAATCTGAACCTCTGCGCAAAGAATACCAATAA
- the iolX_1 gene encoding scyllo-inositol 2-dehydrogenase (NAD(+)) codes for MTSNMDKLQIGIYGAGGHCVNQHLPNLNSFGDVEIVAICDINKKQAQKVATDFGIPSYYTDGLKMLKSESIDALWSLVAAGERPDVEITAAKKGVHLFCDKPQTLDMKDAIEIDEALQQSGALGTVCFRERYRPLWQEAKRLLKDKNIVHIRFQSFAGLPSKQPNIDTPGWDRIIENHADFLGWGPHAIDYCRFVSGLEIVTAQAFFCSPARYHVPLSASYNFALSNDATMTMTFVQTSEKSPQNEPYFLFYYEGGYLAVHQGYSGIEMNGDQVFQATEFQPWRELDRIFVNAIQTGDTSYLLNDFHDGLKTLAPLLAGWESARNGGSVVDVPSYMNQFVTD; via the coding sequence ATGACATCTAACATGGACAAATTGCAAATCGGTATTTATGGCGCAGGTGGTCACTGTGTAAATCAGCACCTTCCTAACCTTAACTCCTTCGGTGATGTCGAAATCGTAGCCATATGCGACATCAACAAAAAACAGGCCCAAAAGGTAGCAACTGACTTCGGTATTCCGAGCTACTACACGGACGGACTAAAGATGCTTAAATCCGAATCGATCGATGCCCTTTGGTCATTAGTCGCCGCAGGCGAACGACCCGATGTGGAAATCACAGCTGCTAAAAAAGGAGTCCATCTTTTCTGCGATAAGCCCCAAACCCTTGACATGAAAGATGCTATAGAGATTGACGAAGCATTACAGCAATCAGGTGCCCTCGGTACCGTATGCTTTCGGGAGCGTTATCGTCCACTCTGGCAGGAAGCAAAACGATTGCTCAAGGATAAAAACATCGTGCATATCCGCTTTCAAAGCTTTGCCGGGTTACCCTCTAAGCAACCAAATATTGACACGCCAGGTTGGGACAGAATCATTGAGAATCACGCTGATTTTCTCGGATGGGGGCCTCATGCAATTGATTACTGCCGATTTGTTAGCGGTTTGGAAATCGTTACTGCTCAGGCCTTCTTTTGCTCCCCCGCCCGTTACCACGTTCCCCTATCGGCATCCTATAACTTCGCCCTTTCCAATGATGCCACGATGACTATGACTTTTGTCCAAACCTCCGAAAAAAGCCCTCAAAACGAACCATACTTCCTATTCTATTACGAAGGAGGTTACCTCGCAGTCCATCAAGGTTATAGCGGCATCGAAATGAATGGCGATCAGGTTTTTCAAGCAACGGAATTTCAACCATGGCGGGAACTAGACCGCATTTTTGTGAATGCTATCCAGACCGGTGACACTTCCTATCTTCTGAACGATTTCCATGACGGACTCAAGACCCTTGCCCCCTTGCTGGCTGGTTGGGAATCCGCTCGTAACGGGGGATCTGTCGTCGATGTACCTTCATATATGAACCAATTCGTAACAGATTAA
- the uxuA_4 gene encoding Mannonate dehydratase: MKVAVWGRNLEDFYLRSVSQLGADAIDELPIPNEPGTGYFDLKSVLNIKKKIHSYGMEVNRVSLPYLSENYMGNGDGAEEELENCSQCLRVLGEAGMSLARVGFAKDTYPWMRRYYEAKHRGGYFFRGESLSNNLMAPSPADQDLWWQRVCHAYDKLVPIAEDFGVRLMMHPSDPPSPGAPFGGLGFHRLIDAFPNRCVGYLYCCGTRAEAGGQSLVLDEINNYGRKGRIFMVHFRNVRGSLATAGAFEEVMLDDGDMNMFEVLQELQRVGFEGYLQPDHCPPVGDDLEDAIRGVGYAVGYIKGLLAVLASG; the protein is encoded by the coding sequence ATGAAAGTAGCAGTATGGGGAAGAAACCTTGAAGACTTTTATCTTCGTTCGGTTAGCCAGTTGGGTGCTGATGCCATCGATGAATTACCTATTCCAAATGAGCCAGGGACGGGCTATTTTGATCTCAAATCGGTTCTTAATATCAAGAAAAAGATTCATTCCTATGGGATGGAAGTTAACCGTGTAAGTCTGCCTTATCTTTCGGAAAATTACATGGGAAACGGTGATGGAGCAGAAGAGGAACTAGAGAATTGTAGTCAATGCTTAAGAGTGCTTGGTGAGGCTGGGATGTCGTTGGCCAGGGTTGGATTTGCCAAGGACACTTACCCATGGATGCGAAGATATTACGAAGCGAAACATCGGGGAGGATACTTTTTTCGTGGCGAGTCTCTAAGCAACAACTTAATGGCGCCCTCTCCTGCCGATCAGGATTTATGGTGGCAGCGTGTGTGTCATGCATACGATAAGCTAGTACCGATTGCGGAGGATTTTGGTGTGCGTCTGATGATGCATCCCTCAGACCCCCCAAGTCCAGGAGCGCCCTTTGGAGGTCTTGGTTTTCACCGACTAATCGACGCCTTTCCTAATAGATGCGTGGGATACCTCTACTGCTGTGGCACCCGCGCTGAAGCGGGTGGCCAGTCTCTTGTTCTCGACGAGATAAATAATTATGGGAGAAAGGGTCGTATTTTCATGGTCCATTTTCGCAACGTAAGAGGTAGCTTGGCGACCGCGGGAGCATTCGAGGAAGTCATGCTTGATGATGGTGATATGAATATGTTTGAAGTGCTCCAAGAGTTACAGCGAGTCGGATTCGAGGGATATCTTCAGCCGGACCATTGCCCTCCCGTAGGGGATGATCTTGAAGATGCCATTCGAGGTGTCGGTTATGCTGTTGGTTATATCAAGGGGCTCCTTGCCGTATTGGCCTCTGGATAG
- the udh_2 gene encoding Uronate dehydrogenase: protein MERKKVLITGAAGIVGGILRSHWGEHYTLRLADIRPVEDLGEHETFMYTDITDYGQLFTAAQDMDTVVHLAAYPGDGAKFYDTLLDLNILGTYNAFEASNKAGCSRIVFTSSIDAVDGYADKSDVDWDWPVYPTNIYGATKCWGEALARVYSYRNSFSCICLRLTNPGFNQKGGWDPNASMSGSSKRDCAQVFQRCVDVEGIDFAIVNGISDHHRPRLALDYTRKLLEYSPDDGTKFPKD from the coding sequence ATGGAAAGGAAGAAAGTTTTGATCACTGGGGCTGCTGGGATTGTAGGCGGTATTTTACGTTCGCATTGGGGTGAACATTACACACTAAGGTTGGCAGATATTCGGCCAGTTGAGGATTTAGGTGAGCATGAGACTTTCATGTACACTGATATTACCGATTACGGACAATTGTTCACTGCTGCTCAGGATATGGACACGGTGGTTCACCTAGCAGCTTACCCCGGTGATGGTGCGAAATTTTACGACACTCTTCTGGATTTGAATATTCTAGGCACTTATAATGCATTCGAAGCCTCAAATAAAGCGGGATGTAGTCGCATAGTTTTTACCAGCAGCATTGATGCGGTTGATGGATATGCTGATAAGTCTGATGTGGATTGGGACTGGCCGGTTTATCCCACTAATATTTACGGAGCGACTAAGTGTTGGGGTGAGGCGCTTGCCAGAGTTTACTCCTATCGGAATAGCTTCTCTTGTATCTGCCTGCGCCTAACCAATCCTGGATTCAATCAAAAGGGGGGATGGGATCCTAATGCCAGTATGAGTGGTAGTAGCAAGCGGGATTGTGCTCAGGTTTTCCAGCGCTGTGTGGATGTCGAAGGTATCGACTTTGCTATTGTCAATGGAATCTCCGACCACCACCGACCGCGATTAGCTCTTGATTATACTAGGAAATTGCTTGAGTACTCCCCAGACGATGGGACAAAATTTCCGAAAGATTGA
- the mshD_1 gene encoding Mycothiol acetyltransferase yields MNNRVTLSSGEDLTIRMIEPPLRAYTDKVGCWLEVRDDLLSGNLTPWLFTPYFVGEIDGKLVGSMSYYVHTEKRSIGVVEFVQTGESHRGKGIANALMHRLIKRFRKDGGQALYLCTNNPIAGHLYERHGFSYHVGDGMRYLAPDFLQFDETYWRNCGEAVVRNATWGDLPALSALYNHPEPNWLIKDYLTSSFSETRYESHFVKVMRRIENGRGSFSVLENPKGNVVGAAAIERKDTFVEQHVGTLGFRITPEYESQLGELLLDVEDRARSISIRTLQIPMASCDHHQCELVRAAGFEEEVRLKDRLRLEEGYVDLLVFGKTTTDTVKPFREVDSYYGTRKKWQAKRARSLSL; encoded by the coding sequence ATGAATAACAGAGTGACATTAAGTTCTGGAGAGGATCTGACCATTCGAATGATAGAGCCACCGCTAAGGGCTTATACTGATAAAGTAGGTTGTTGGCTAGAAGTGAGGGACGACCTATTAAGCGGGAATTTAACTCCTTGGTTGTTCACTCCATATTTTGTCGGGGAAATTGATGGTAAGCTTGTGGGCTCGATGAGCTATTATGTCCATACTGAGAAGCGCAGTATAGGAGTGGTTGAATTTGTTCAGACAGGAGAGAGTCATCGAGGCAAGGGTATCGCAAATGCGCTGATGCACCGATTGATCAAACGTTTTAGAAAGGATGGAGGGCAGGCACTCTATTTATGCACCAACAATCCGATTGCTGGCCATCTTTACGAAAGACATGGATTCAGTTACCACGTAGGGGACGGCATGCGGTACTTGGCGCCGGATTTCCTACAGTTCGACGAGACCTATTGGCGTAATTGTGGCGAAGCTGTTGTAAGAAATGCGACTTGGGGTGACTTGCCGGCGCTCTCCGCACTTTACAATCATCCGGAACCTAATTGGTTGATCAAGGATTATCTGACAAGTTCGTTTTCGGAAACCCGGTATGAAAGTCATTTTGTAAAGGTGATGCGACGAATCGAAAATGGGCGAGGTTCCTTCTCAGTGCTGGAAAACCCGAAGGGAAATGTTGTTGGTGCGGCAGCCATTGAACGAAAGGACACATTTGTAGAGCAACATGTCGGAACATTGGGATTTCGAATCACTCCCGAGTACGAGTCCCAGCTGGGGGAGCTTCTCTTGGATGTAGAGGATCGGGCCCGATCTATTTCGATTCGGACGCTTCAGATTCCCATGGCCTCCTGTGACCATCATCAGTGTGAATTAGTCAGGGCAGCTGGTTTTGAGGAGGAGGTGCGACTCAAAGATCGGCTTAGGCTGGAAGAAGGATATGTAGATTTGTTGGTTTTCGGCAAAACGACCACAGATACAGTTAAGCCCTTTCGGGAAGTTGACAGTTATTACGGGACGAGAAAGAAGTGGCAGGCTAAACGGGCCAGAAGTCTGTCGCTCTGA
- a CDS encoding Arylsulfatase: MKKKSEERPNVIFIMPDQLRHDFLSCYGASFIHTPNIDSLGSRGILFRNAYSEHPVCVAARASLLTGMNAIKTGVLNNEQFIRPDYRICGLQTWPELLSEAGYYTVGIGKMHFYPWEKHFGFQHRIIAEDKLWGFIEDDYFHILHKAGYSKRDFIKVPEYHKNHMACISPHPWEYNVDHFVGKNTAKWISEYDGEAPFAMMVGFPGPHSPYDPALEYATFDPGDMPEPHPAEAKDTSVMHVPKPVGPNSKRKSWYAVRNEISPTRDTFLMQRACYTGLVAQIDLEVGRILDSLRRKGILENTIIIFSSDHGDYLGDHGLIGKGSYYEAACHVPMLVSHPRFNEAKISEELVTLTDTTATILSLAGIKVPSYMDSRPMPGLGQSNEEARKHVFGILKDRWMLFDGRWKLCKYPKGSHLFDLMEDPGEQLNRAIDPKFSNIFHRLDTILTSEMMRSTYEAGFPERINTAFNSSSPEFGRPGSDRTYPMPWGETHPD; the protein is encoded by the coding sequence ATGAAAAAAAAATCTGAAGAGCGTCCCAACGTCATTTTTATTATGCCCGACCAGTTGAGGCATGATTTCCTCAGCTGCTACGGAGCCTCTTTCATTCATACTCCGAATATAGATAGTCTAGGAAGCCGCGGAATCCTTTTCCGAAATGCCTACTCCGAGCACCCTGTCTGTGTTGCTGCTCGCGCTTCCCTCCTAACCGGCATGAATGCGATTAAAACTGGAGTTCTCAATAACGAACAGTTTATTCGCCCGGACTACCGGATATGTGGTCTTCAAACTTGGCCTGAATTGCTTAGCGAAGCTGGCTACTATACTGTAGGAATAGGCAAGATGCACTTCTACCCCTGGGAAAAGCACTTCGGATTCCAACACAGGATTATCGCCGAAGATAAACTGTGGGGATTCATCGAGGACGATTACTTTCACATTCTTCACAAGGCTGGCTATAGCAAACGGGACTTCATAAAAGTACCCGAATACCATAAAAACCATATGGCATGTATCAGTCCCCACCCTTGGGAATATAACGTCGATCATTTTGTGGGGAAAAATACGGCAAAGTGGATTTCAGAGTACGATGGGGAAGCGCCGTTTGCTATGATGGTTGGATTTCCCGGGCCACACTCGCCATACGATCCTGCTTTGGAATACGCAACCTTTGATCCCGGAGACATGCCCGAACCTCATCCTGCGGAAGCCAAAGACACCTCTGTAATGCATGTCCCAAAGCCGGTAGGCCCTAATTCAAAACGCAAGTCCTGGTACGCTGTACGAAATGAAATTTCTCCGACGCGCGATACTTTTCTGATGCAACGCGCCTGCTATACTGGCTTGGTTGCCCAGATTGACCTCGAAGTTGGTAGGATCCTTGATTCTCTAAGGAGAAAAGGTATCCTGGAAAACACCATCATAATCTTCTCTTCCGACCATGGTGATTACCTCGGTGATCATGGCCTAATTGGAAAAGGTTCTTACTATGAAGCAGCCTGTCATGTGCCGATGTTGGTCTCTCATCCTCGCTTTAATGAGGCTAAAATATCTGAAGAATTGGTGACGCTGACCGACACAACCGCAACAATCCTCTCGCTCGCTGGAATTAAGGTTCCTTCCTATATGGATTCACGCCCAATGCCTGGCTTGGGACAGTCTAACGAAGAAGCGCGCAAACATGTCTTTGGCATCCTCAAAGATCGTTGGATGCTTTTTGATGGAAGATGGAAGCTATGCAAATACCCTAAAGGCTCCCATTTATTCGATCTTATGGAGGATCCAGGCGAACAACTAAATCGGGCGATCGATCCTAAATTCTCCAATATCTTTCACCGGTTAGATACTATCCTCACTTCGGAAATGATGCGCTCAACTTACGAGGCAGGATTTCCTGAACGTATCAACACTGCCTTTAATTCGAGCAGTCCTGAATTTGGACGACCGGGCTCAGATCGTACCTACCCAATGCCGTGGGGAGAGACCCACCCTGACTAA
- the dgoD_4 gene encoding D-galactonate dehydratase, with translation MKITNVIPYPVWVGQRNQLIIKIETDEDIFGLGESGLSGREQAVMGAISHYRNFLIGRDPRNIGALWQEMYRGQYFEGGRVLTAAISAIDIALHDILAKSLEVPVYQLLGGKQRDNVPCFATCGMSSLEELTDNVDLLLEKGWNVIRVMQASPRGEETKIFDPRESIPLTADRMTALREKVGSEPILGVEYHHRLSIAEAASFCQRMPSGTLDFLEEPIRDETPEAYESLRKMTDIPFAIGEEFSSKWQFMPYLERGITNFARLDICNVGGFTEAMKVAAAAETHYIDLMPHNPLGPICTAASVHLAAAVPNFAWLEHRVTPTEKGGFLDEDMFPLQVKTEGDRILVPDTPGLGVEFNEELAKQQKFKMWEAPHLKRTDGSYTNW, from the coding sequence ATGAAAATAACCAATGTAATCCCTTATCCCGTATGGGTGGGACAACGCAATCAACTCATCATCAAAATCGAAACGGACGAGGACATATTTGGTCTTGGGGAATCCGGACTATCCGGTCGCGAACAGGCAGTGATGGGGGCTATTAGCCACTATCGAAACTTTCTGATCGGACGCGATCCAAGAAACATCGGTGCTCTATGGCAAGAGATGTATAGAGGCCAATACTTTGAAGGAGGCCGAGTTCTTACCGCAGCTATTTCTGCCATCGATATTGCACTACACGATATCCTTGCAAAATCCCTTGAGGTCCCGGTTTACCAGCTTCTTGGGGGAAAACAGCGCGACAATGTGCCTTGCTTCGCCACCTGTGGAATGTCGAGCCTTGAAGAGCTGACAGACAACGTGGACCTACTACTTGAAAAGGGATGGAATGTGATAAGAGTAATGCAGGCAAGTCCGAGAGGAGAAGAGACTAAAATCTTTGATCCCAGAGAATCAATTCCGCTTACCGCTGATCGAATGACAGCATTACGTGAAAAGGTGGGATCTGAACCCATTCTGGGTGTTGAATATCATCACCGACTATCGATAGCTGAAGCAGCCTCTTTTTGCCAACGCATGCCTTCAGGGACCCTCGACTTCCTCGAGGAACCAATTCGAGATGAAACACCCGAGGCCTACGAATCTCTCCGAAAAATGACCGACATACCCTTCGCAATCGGTGAAGAATTCTCCAGCAAATGGCAGTTTATGCCCTACCTCGAGCGCGGTATCACAAACTTTGCTCGCCTGGACATCTGTAACGTAGGAGGATTCACCGAAGCCATGAAAGTTGCAGCAGCCGCAGAAACCCACTATATTGATTTGATGCCACACAATCCTTTGGGCCCGATATGCACTGCGGCCAGCGTGCATTTGGCGGCAGCGGTACCTAATTTCGCTTGGCTTGAGCATCGAGTCACACCCACAGAAAAAGGTGGCTTTCTCGATGAGGACATGTTTCCCCTTCAGGTTAAAACAGAGGGTGACCGGATTCTGGTTCCAGATACTCCCGGGCTTGGCGTAGAATTCAACGAGGAATTGGCGAAACAACAGAAATTTAAGATGTGGGAGGCGCCACATCTTAAACGCACTGACGGATCTTACACAAACTGGTAA
- the tas gene encoding Protein tas gives MEYEKLGTSALKVSTIGMGCVTFGREIDPSTSFDVLDRAFEGGINLLDTAAAYGNDRISEKLLGEWFINRGNRDSLILASKMNGDMSAAAVNTSIEKSLHCLQTDRIDLFQLHHWPNKGWGKKHTEHPVEETLEALDDQVRRGTVRYIGISNTTGSQLQMALELQRERRWEPFVSIQPQFNLVNHRDVEKDIFPVCRRESLGVLGYSPIGAGFLTGKYGRDRIIPPGTRFEVVPGHDEPYFHDHGFAVLDDLRNLSELSNRSMIDLALAWVFAQNDVTTVLIGARNTHQVDQAFKALENPLSKSEEEALDRAGTSM, from the coding sequence ATGGAATATGAAAAATTAGGCACTAGCGCCCTAAAAGTCAGCACCATCGGAATGGGCTGCGTCACCTTTGGACGAGAAATAGATCCTTCCACTTCGTTTGACGTTCTGGACCGAGCCTTCGAGGGAGGAATCAACCTTCTTGATACCGCTGCCGCCTACGGTAACGACCGGATCTCGGAAAAGCTACTCGGAGAGTGGTTCATTAATCGAGGGAATCGAGACTCCTTGATTCTTGCCTCCAAGATGAACGGCGATATGAGCGCAGCTGCTGTTAATACATCTATCGAAAAGAGTCTGCATTGTCTTCAAACCGATAGGATCGATCTTTTTCAACTGCATCATTGGCCTAACAAAGGATGGGGTAAGAAACACACAGAGCATCCAGTTGAGGAAACTCTTGAGGCACTCGACGATCAAGTTCGTCGTGGAACCGTAAGATATATTGGAATTAGCAACACTACCGGCAGCCAACTCCAAATGGCGCTTGAGCTTCAGCGGGAGAGAAGATGGGAACCGTTCGTATCTATTCAGCCACAGTTTAATCTAGTTAACCACCGAGATGTTGAAAAGGACATCTTCCCTGTCTGCCGGAGAGAATCGTTGGGCGTTCTTGGCTATAGTCCCATCGGCGCCGGTTTTCTTACAGGTAAATACGGCCGTGATAGGATCATTCCTCCCGGCACTCGTTTCGAAGTGGTTCCCGGCCACGACGAACCCTACTTTCATGACCATGGGTTTGCGGTGCTTGATGACCTACGAAATTTATCGGAATTAAGCAATCGATCCATGATCGATTTAGCACTAGCTTGGGTCTTTGCTCAAAACGATGTCACCACCGTCCTCATAGGGGCTCGCAACACACACCAGGTTGACCAAGCTTTTAAAGCTCTTGAAAACCCACTTTCGAAAAGCGAAGAAGAAGCTTTGGATCGGGCAGGCACCTCAATGTAG